In a single window of the Gossypium hirsutum isolate 1008001.06 chromosome A13, Gossypium_hirsutum_v2.1, whole genome shotgun sequence genome:
- the LOC107943207 gene encoding uncharacterized protein At2g34160 — protein MEEITQGVNNINLAADSHKKNRIQVSNTKKPLFFYVNLAKRYMQQYNEVELSALGMAIATVVTIAEILKNNGLAVEKKITTTTVDMKEDSRGRPVQKAKIEILLGKTENFDELMAAAAEERDGVVVEEEQQT, from the exons atggaagaaatCACCCAAGGAGTCAACAACATCAACTTGGCCGCCGATTCCCACAAGAAGAACCGGATTCAAGTCTCCAATACCAAAAAGCCCTTGTTTTTCTACGTTAATCTCGCCAAG AGATATATGCAACAGTACAATGAGGTGGAGTTGTCTGCCCTTGGCATGG CTATTGCGACGGTCGTCACGATTGCAGAAATTCTGAAAAACAATGGTTTGGCTGTTGAGAAGA AGATCACAACCACAACTGTTGACATGAAGGAGGACTCTAGAGGGCGTCCGGTCCAAAAAGCAAAG ATTGAGATATTGTTGGGAAAGACTGAAAACTTTGACGAATTAATGGCGGCAGCTGCCGAAGAAAGAGATGGTGTGGTGGTTGAAGAAGAGCAACAGACTTGA
- the LOC107943212 gene encoding chaperone protein dnaJ 49, which produces MDGNKDDALKCLKIGKDALDAGDRARALKFLTKARRLDPSLPIENLLSAAEGGKSDDRPASEPVGSAKDPSGSSPSKPSDQPSIRRRNIPNGSAASASASSPASASASASASAAGGTYTEEQIVIVKQIRKKKDYYEILGLEKSCSVDDIRKAYRKLSLKVHPDKNKAPGAEEAFKAVSKAFQCLSNEESRKKYDLVGSDEPVYERRASPFRGAGNGFNGFYDTDFDADEIFRNFFFGGMPPATTQFRSFNFGPGMGARMGDQGSTGFNIRMLIQLLPVLLILLFSFLPSSEPVFSLSRSYPYEYKFTTKNGVNYYVRSTKFEQDYPTNSVERVRIEERVERDYYSVLAQNCRFELQRQQWGFIRETPHCDLLEKFQSAAAAA; this is translated from the coding sequence atGGATGGCAACAAAGACGATGCTTTGAAATGCTTGAAAATCGGAAAAGATGCTTTGGACGCCGGAGATCGAGCCCGTGCCCTCAAATTCCTCACCAAAGCTCGTCGTCTTGACCCATCTCTTCCTATCGAGAATCTCTTATCTGCGGCGGAAGGAGGGAAATCTGACGATCGGCCGGCTTCGGAACCTGTTGGGTCTGCTAAAGATCCGTCTGGGTCTTCTCCATCTAAACCTTCTGATCAACCCTCGATTCGTCGGAGGAATATACCGAATGGATCGGCTGCGTCTGCTTCTGCTTCTTCTCCGGCGTCGGCGTCAGCGTCAGCGTCAGCGTCGGCCGCTGGGGGTACCTACACCGAAGAACAAATCGTAATCGTGAAGCAAATCAGGAAAAAGAAGGATTATTATGAGATTTTGGGGTTAGAGAAATCGTGTTCCGTTGATGATATTCGAAAAGCTTATCGGAAACTGTCTTTGAAAGTTCATCCCGATAAGAACAAAGCTCCCGGTGCTGAGGAAGCTTTCAAGGCGGTTTCGAAAGCGTTTCAGTGCCTAAGCAATGAAGAAAGTAGGAAAAAGTACGATCTTGTTGGATCAGATGAACCTGTTTATGAAAGGAGAGCTTCACCGTTCCGTGGCGCGGGCAATGGATTCAACGGCTTTTACGATACTGATTTTGATGCCGATGAGATATTTAGAAACTTCTTCTTCGGTGGGATGCCTCCGGCGACGACCCAATTTCGAAGTTTCAATTTTGGGCCTGGAATGGGAGCTAGAATGGGGGATCAAGGCTCCACTGGATTCAACATCCGAATGCTGATTCAGTTGTTGCCGGTCCTTTTAATCCTCTTGTTTAGCTTTTTACCATCATCTGAGCCTGTTTTTTCACTGTCCAGGTCGTATCCTTATGAGTACAAGTTCACAACAAAGAATGGTGTGAACTATTATGTGAGGTCCACAAAATTTGAGCAGGATTATCCAACTAATAGTGTCGAGCGTGTAAGGATCGAGGAGCGTGTTGAGAGAGATTATTACTCTGTTTTGGCTCAGAATTGTAGGTTTGAGCTTCAGCGGCAGCAATGGGGATTTATCCGCGAGACGCCGCATTGTGATTTGTTGGAGAAGTTTCAGTCTGCTGCGGcagcagcttaa
- the LOC107943215 gene encoding protein BUNDLE SHEATH DEFECTIVE 2, chloroplastic: MANSVCFTSVCSFSIPCKPGIIINDSIPRKVIGANEVFKSSKGARFQSLEAKAVDDNQRTKPKSIVCADCEGNGAKQCSQCKGTGVNSVDHYNGRFKAGGLCWLCRGKREILCGNCNGAGFIGGFMSTFDD, encoded by the exons atgGCTAACTCTGTATGTTTCACTTCAGTTTGTTCCTTCAGCATTCCCTGTAAACCag GGATAATTATTAATGATTCTATCCCAAGGAAGGTTATTGGGGCAAATGAAGTGTTTAAGAGCTCCAAAGGTGCCAGATTTCAATCTTTAGAGGCCAAG GCTGTAGATGATAATCAAAGAACTAAACCCAAGAGCATTGTTTGTGCTGATTGTGAAGGAAATG GTGCCAAACAGTGTTCTCAATGCAAAGGTACCGGAGTGAATTCCGTTGATCACTACAATGGACGATTTAAAGCTGGTGGATTGTGTTGGCTTTGCAG GGGGAAAAGGGAGATTTTATGTGGAAACTGCAATGGAGCTGGTTTCATTGGTGGATTTATGAGCACATTTGATGACTGA
- the LOC107943214 gene encoding heme oxygenase 1, chloroplastic — protein sequence MASLTSISQSHTLLKKPNFTPSIPHNLSSSFTPRDFLFSKTQSFKLPQMASRSYVVSASTTETPRKRYPGGAKGFVEEMRFVAMKLHTKEQAKEGEKEVKQPEEHSVPKWEPSIDGYLKFLVDSKLVYDTLESIIDKAAFPIYAEFRNTGLERSEKLAKDLQWFEEQGYAIREPSSPGITYAEYLKEISDKDPQAFICHFYNTYFAHSAGGRMIGKKVAQQILNNRELEFYKWDGDLSQLLQNVRDKLNKVAESWTRDEKNHCLEETEKSFKHSGEILRLILS from the exons ATGGCGTCTCTGACCTCAATTTCCCAATCCCACACACTTCTCAAAAAACCCAACTTCACACCCTCTATTCCTCACAATTTGTCTTCCAGTTTCACCCCCCGGGACTTCCTGTTTTCCAAAACGCAGTCGTTTAAACTCCCCCAGATGGCTTCCCGGAGCTACGTCGTGTCGGCCTCGACGACGGAGACACCACGGAAGAGGTACCCTGGAGGGGCTAAAGGGTTTGTGGAGGAGATGAGGTTCGTGGCTATGAAATTGCATACCAAAGAGCAAGCTAAGGAAGGTGAAAAGGAAGTGAAACAGCCCGAAGAACATTCCGTACCGAAATGGGAGCCAAGCATCGATGGGTACTTGAAATTCCTTGTGGATAGTAAGCTGGTTTATGATACTCTTGAATCTATCATTGACAAGGCTGCTTTTCCTATCT ATGCTGAATTCCGAAACACCGGATTGGAAAGGTCTGAAAAACTGGCAAAAGATTTACAGTGGTTCGAAGAGCAAGGCTATGCCATTCGTGAACCATCTTCTCCCGGTATTACCTATGCTGAGTATCTTAAAGAAATATCCGACAAGGATCCTCAAGCGTTCATATGCCATTTCTACAACACGTATTTTGCCCACTCAGCTGGTGGTCGGATGATTGGAAAGAAG GTAGCTCAGCAGATACTTAACAACAGGGAGTTGGAATTTTATAAATGGGACGGTGACCTTTCTCAACTATTGCAGAATGTCCGGGATAAGCTGAATAAAGTAGCCGAG AGCTGGACTAGAGACGAGAAGAACCATTGTTTGGAAGAAACCGAGAAATCTTTCAAGCATTCAGGGGAGATCCTTCGACTGATATTGTCGTAG